In the genome of Cyanobacterium sp. T60_A2020_053, the window GTCTCCCCGTCTCCCTGTCTCCCCGTCTCCCCGTCTCCCCGTCTCCCCGTCTCCCTGTCTTCCGTTGCAAAATATGGGCGTAACTGATCTAAAATTAATTAACTTCTCTGTTAATCCGAGTTATGACACTTCTCCCTGTCAAATTTTCTTCTTTTGTCACCTCTTTTTTGACAGTTGTCTTACTTCTTGGCGGTTGTCAGGGTAAATCTAGCACGTCAAAAATTCCCCCGTTACCCCAAGATGATTTGATTCAAGTTTATTTTAATTATAATTCGGCGAAGGGCGCTGAATATACCGAACCATATCGCGCCATTACTCGACAAGGGGATAATCTCGAAGCGGTTATTATTGAAGGGATTAACTCTGCTCAAAATACCATTGATATTGCTGTCCAAGAAATCAATTTGCCTGAAGTGGGAAGGGCGCTGGTGCAACAACATCAAGCGGGAAAAAAAGTTAGAGTGATAATGGAAAATAGCTATAATCTTCCCTTGTCAAAACTTAACAATGATCATGCTTTAGCCATCATAAAACAAGCAAAAATACCACTTATTGACGATACAGAAGACGGCAGTAAAGGCAGTGGCTTAATGCACCATAAATTTATGGTAATCGACAATCAAAAAGTCATTACAGGATCAGCTAATTTTACCCATAGTGGCATTCATGGCGATTTAGATAATCTCGACACCAGAGGCAATACTAACCATCTCTTAGTCATTAATGATGCCAAATTAGCTCAACTTTTTACCGAAGAATTTAATTATATGTGGGGGGATGGAGTAGGCAAACAAAAAAATAGTCTATTTGGGCTGAAAAAACCCTTTCGTAGCGCCCGTCGCCTCAATATAGGTAATAGTCAAGTAACCGTCAAATTTTCTCCCACTTCTCGCCAACAACCTTGGCAACAAAGCACCAATGGCTTAATAGTCGATACCCTTAATCAAGCCACTGAGTCAGTAAATTTAGCCTTATTTGTTTTTAGTAAACAACCCATTTCTAATACATTACAAAAAAGATACCAACAAGGAGTACAAATTAAAGCCTTAATTGATCCTAATTTTGCCTATCAATACTACAGCGAAGGCTTAGACTTATTAGGGGTAGAATTAAGTCGTAATTGCCAATACGCGCCCAACAATAACCCATGGCAACCGCCCATAGAAACTGTGGGCATTCCTAATTTACCCGAAGGTGATAAACTTCACCATAAATTTGCAGTAATCGATCAAAAAACTGTCATTACAGGTTCTCATAATTGGTCATTTTCCGCTAACTATACCAATGATGAAACTTTATTAGTGATTGATAATCCCATGATTGCCCAACATTTTGAACGAGAATTTGAGCGTTTATATCAAGATGCTATTCTTGGTATTCCTGATTGGTTGGATCGTAGAATAGCACAAGATCAAGCACAATGTCGTCAATGATGCTAACAAATATTTATAAAGTTTTTTCTCTAAAAATTACCTCTTTTCTCTACCCAAATCAAAAAATATTGATACAAATGAGCAATTTATGAAAAATAACTATTTGGCTTAACTCTTTAATTTATAAGCATTTCACCGCGACACCTAACACCCAGCGCCCTTCACCCCTTCATAACATTAATTATGACGTTACGCACTGATTCAAATGTTAAGTTAAGGGAGGTTTCAGGTAGCAGGTAGCAGGTTTCAGGTTTAAAACCCTTCCCTAAATAGACTCTTGTACAAGAAAAAGATCAATAAACATAAGTTTCTTGTCAATTCTTTAACCTAACACCGCGACACCCGACACCTGACACCAACAATTAATTCTATTTTTGCGTAACATCAGTTAATAAATCATTAGCAATACCGTCTTCTGTCCAATCTTCCTCAATATAAATTTTCTCATTTTTAATGGGTATATAAACAGAAATTTCTTTAACTCGTCTCTCATTTTTCCAACCAATATTAAACCAAAGATATTGACTTCTTCGCTCATCAAACATTAAAACTTCATCTATATCAGGATCACTTACTTGTGCTGATATTCTTTCATATTCGGTTAAAATATTTTTGACAATATTTTGATAATGAGTTAATTTTTCCATTTAATAATCTCCTGTTTATTAATATCAACAATTAACTTAACTGCGCTATTTACCCACCGTGTAATGAATTACACGGAACCAACGGTATCTCGTTCAATAAATTGAACTGAAAAAATCAATTAAGATATATATTTGTCAATTCTTTCACCTAATACCTAACACCTAATACCTGACACCTCCCCTCACCAAAATACTTTTTCAGCAACCCCTAATTAATCAATTTAACTGCGCAAAGTAACAGCAAACTCTTTCACTAACTTTTCCCTTACTTTATTATGAATAGGATCAACCTCTTGATCAGTTAAAGTACCATCGGGGGAATTGTAAGCTAAACTAAAAGCCAAACTGCGTTTACCAGCTTCCACTTTTTCCCCTTTGTATTCATCAAAAAGTTTCACATCCACAAGGGTTTTACCCCCAGCCTTACGCATAGCGCCCTCCAGCGCACCCACCGTCACCTCAACGGGGGCAAAAAATGCTAAATCTCTGGCAACACTAGGATAAGGAGAATAGGCTTTAAAAGTAGGAATTTGTAAATATTTTTGGGATAAATGTTTCAATAAAGGCTCAAGATTAAGCTCAAAAACATACACTTCATTAGCCAAATCCCTTGCTTGACATAATTGGGGATGTAATTGCCCAAAAATACCGATTTTAGTCTTATGTAACCATAAACTAGCCGTGCGCCCGGGATGTAGTCTCTCATCACCTGATTCTGCTTCGTAACGGAGAGGGGCGCTGATATAGTTAAATAAACTCTCTAAAATGCCCTTCGCTTCATACCATGTCATGGGTTGCGGTTTACCACTATTAACCCAAATACCATCGGGGTGTAAATTTCCCCCTAAAATACCGCCCAGCGCCCTTCCCTCACGCATAACACCATCTTCGAGCCAAAAAACTTGTCCAATTTCAAAAGCCTTGAGAGAGCCATTTCCTTGCGCCTGATTGTATTCAAAAGTATTGATTAAACCATCAATCAAATTACGGCGCAGGGCAGAATATTCACTAAATAAAGGATTAGCGATTTTAATTTCCCCTAATTGTGGGCTAACGAGGGAATATTGCATCAATTCCGTTAAGCCTAAACCTTGCAAACTAGAGCGAATTTTGCGTAAAATTGTTACCTCAGGCGGTAAATAACCCACACCACTTTGAGGGGGTAAAGTATCTGTAAAACGATCATAACCGTAAAGGCGCGCTACTTCTTCGATTAAATCGATTTCTCGCTCTAAATCTCGGTAACGATAAGGAGGTGTTACCACTTGCCAAACCACGGGATTTTCACTGGTAAGGGTTAACTCACAATTCAAATCCGTTAAAATTTTCTCCACTTCCTCACGGTTAACATCCCTTAAACCGTCACCTTCTTTCACTTTCCCTAACACTTGATTAACATAATCTAAGCGTAAAACAATAGTATTACCATAATGACTTTGACGGTTATCGCTGGTAACTTGAGCGGTAATTTCAGCGCCCGTCAACTCTACCATTAAATTAAGCGCCCTTGTTACCGCTTTTTCTAATTCCACTTGATTAACACCCCTTTCGTATCGAGTGGAAGCCTCAGTGCGTAAGGATTGGCGACGGGCGCTACGTCTAATGGGTACAGGTTCAAATAATGCACCTTCAAGGATAATATTAGTAGTGTTATCATCCACTTCGCTATCTTCACCGCCCATAATTCCAGCTAAAGCCACGGGGTGATTATTGGCAGTAATGATTAAATTTTGCTCCGTTAAAGTCCTTTTTTGCCCATCGAGGGTAGTTAAAGTTTCTTGATTATCACTCAAGCGCACTCCCATCGTTACCATGTCACTGCTGGTAATGCGTTTTAATTTATCACCATCAAAAGCGTGGAGCGGTTGCCCCCATTCCAATAAGATATAGTTAGTAATATCGACAATGTTATTAATAGCGCGCACCCCCGATGCTTCGAGACGGCTTTTTAACCAATCAGGAGATGGTTTGATAGTGACATTTTCTAAAACGGTGGCAATATAAGCACTACAAGCGCCCTCCGCCGTCACTTCCACCCCTACTTTATGGTTATCAGAAGCAATGGTAAGATTATTAACCGTAGGTAAAGTTAAATTGCCACCGAGGAGGGCGCTGATTTCCCTAGCGATACCCACCATACTCAAAGCATCAGCGCGATTCGCCGTAGCAGTAACATCTAAGATAACATCATCTAAACCCAAAAGAGGGCGCACATCTTGCCCTACCTGCAAATCACCCTCAAAAATTTTAATGCCTTCGCTTTCTTTAGCTAAACCCAACTCAGCCAATGAGCAAATCATGCCCTTACTTTCCACTCCTCTCAGTTTCGCCGGTTTAATTTTTATATCCACTTGAGGTAAATAAGTGCCGAGGGTAGCCACTGGTACAAAAATATCTTGACGCACATTGGGCGCACCACAAACAATGGTGGAGGGCGCTACTTCCCCGATGTCCACTTGACATAAACTTAATTTATCAGCGTTAGGATGGCGTTCACACTTTAACACACGCCCGATCACAACTCCATCCGCCCAAGGGCGCCGATCTTCCATATCTTCCACCTCAAACCCTGCAAGGGTAAGAGTTTGAGCTAATTCTTCGGGAGAAATCTTAATTTCGACTAATTCTTGTAACCATTGAAAAGAAATACGCATTATAATTATTTGATTTAAAAATATCATCTTTAAATGATAATCTTTTGAGTTACTTACTTCAATCTGTCTATTCTTGTGAAGATTCAGGGATAGGTTATCTTAACCATTGTTTAGCTTAATTAAAATACCAAACGTTTTTTGCTTACCATCTCATTGTATCTAGTAAGATTTACGTCTTTTTGTCATTTTTTAACTCTGCCATCATTTAATCAAATGATACAGAAATTATTGATTTTTTTGATTTTTATGTTGAGATATGTTTTGCCAAGAACAAGATTCATTACACTGTGGGTAAATTGCAAAGACTAATTCTTTTCATTATCAATTACTGATCATCATTTTTACCACGTCCGGCATTTTATATTTGGCCTTCCAACCGAGTTTTTCTCTCGCTTTTTGAGGATTAGCTCTACTAAAAGTTAAATCGGTAGGGCGAAATAGTGTAGGATCAGAGATGAGGTAATCTTGCCAATTTAAGCCAACTTCAGCAAAGGCACAAGCAACAAATTCTTCTAAATGATAACTAGCGCCCGTCGCAATGACAAAATCTTCTGGGTTTGGTTGTTGTAACATTAAATACATCGCCTCGATATATTCCGGCGCCCATCCCCAATCCCGACTAATCTGGGTATTACCTAAATATAACTTATCCGCTTTTCCTTCGGCAATGTCCTTGACAGTTTGGATAATTTTTTGAGTAACAAACCGTTTTGGGCGCAAAGGTGACTCATGATTGAATAGAATACCAGAACAAGCATACAAATTATAAGCCTCTCGATAATTAGCCACTTCCCAAAAAGCCGTTGCCTTTGCCACCGCATAAGGGCTACGAGGACGAAATGGCGTGGTTTCTGTAGCGCACTCCGTACCAATATCTCCAAAACACTCACTCGAACCAGCACTATAAAAACGGATCGGGCGCTGGGTAAAACGGATGGCTTCGAGAAGGTTTAAAGTACCTGTAGCGATGCTTTCGAGAGTTTCCACGGGCAAATCAAACGATAAACCAACCGAACTTTGACCAGCTAAATTATAAATCTCGTCAGGTTCAGTTTTCATTAAAACTTGTAACACACTGCGAAAATCATTCAGCGCCATGGATTCCACTTGTACTTTTTCCTGAATGCCTAAATGCTTCAGACTACGAAAAGATGAGCCTTGCGCATCCCTAGAAGTGCCAAAAACTTGATAGCCCTTTTTTAACAGAAATTTAGCTAAATATGCCCCATCTTGTCCCGAAACACCACAAATCAGCGCCCTTCTTGTCATAATAAATACTCAATATATGCCGACAATAATTGCTCTCCATAGAACAAACTTACTAGACTACCTAACACCAAAAAAGGACCAAAAGGTATCGCTTGACCACGTTTTAAAACTTTAAGCGAAATCGCTCCAACACCAACCAAAGTACCGATTAAACAAGCAATAAAGCCCGTTATAAGCACATTTTGCCACCCTAACCAAGCCCCAATCATGGCAACTAATTTCGGATCACCGCCTCCCATAGCTGGTTTACCAAAAGCCAGTGAACCAATTATTAAAATAGCATCGAATAACCAAAGACCGAAAACAGCGCTTAAAATTGCCATAAAAAGAAAAGAAACAGCGCCCTCCACCCCAGCCACGAAAAAACCGAGTATAAATTGAGTAACTAACCCCAAAATTAAACCACTTTGGGTTAACACATTAGGCAAAGTGAGGGTATCAAAATCAATCCAAGCCAAAGCAATTAACCAACTCACAAAAATGAAATAACCAACACTTAGTAAACTTACGCCAAACTGTGCCACAATAGCCACAAAAATTAACCCCGTCAAAGCCTCCACCAAAGGATAACGAGGGGAAATAGCAGTTTGACACCAACGACACTTCCCTTTTAACCATAACCAACCCAATACCGGTACATTTTCAGTTTTACCCAAAGAATGCCCACATTTTGGGCAACGGGAAGGGGGATGGAGTAGGGAGACGTGCGCTGGGAGACGGTAAATCACCACATTAAGAAAACTACCGATAGAAGCACCAAAAATAAAAACGATTAGATAAATTAAAAATAGGGCGATAGTCATAAATATCAAGCCGAAATTTTTTCAATGGGAATAAAATTTTCCCAAGGTAAAAGAATCGGATACTTAAAAACCAACTGCCCTTTATTCGTTTTACTATCAATAGCAACTCCCATGGGAATCAGGCGCGACTGACGATGATAACGACGGTAAGTATCGTAAATATCCTTAGCAGTTTTCAACATCGTCGGATTAAGAATTTCGGGAATAGCAGTCTGAGGTTTATGGGGTGGCTTTCCATTGGAAGGAGTCATGGCTTAATTTTCACCTTAATCATTTAAGTTTTATAAAATTATATCTATATGTAACGATCCTAAATCATTTATGAAAAATTTTAATAAAATTCCCCAATAACAAATTTGTAGGTTGGATTAGCGAAAGCGTAATCCAACAACGACAATTTTTGAAAAGAAACAAATATAGTCATTTAAATTGAGATTGAGACAAATTGAAAAATTTTGTAGGGTGGGGTGTGCCTCGCCACTTAACACTTTGCGACTACTACTATTAAAAGAAAAGTGTCTCATTGTTATTTAAAATGACTATAACAAATTGCAAGCGCCAAAACGTAATCCAACAATAAAAGAAAAAAATATCTCCCTTAAACCAACCTTAACTTTAGTTAATTATTGTAAATATGTAACAGAAAAACGTTATCAATAGTTGCAACTTGTAGCACAATCTGATAAAATTATCTGTAGCAAAAAAAACAAAACAAAAAGTTGTGAGGCTTTTTTAGACATGAAAAAATTTACTAAATATGCAGTAACGGCGCCTGCAGTTGCTGGACTAGCATTATTAGCTAACGGTATTTCATTACAAACCGTCAGCGCCAACGAATTAGACCAAGATCAAACCACCTTAGAGCAAATCAACAACTACACTGAAAGCGGTTCTTTAAATCAAGTAACTTCCGTCAACCAATTAAGGGATGTTGCCCCCACTGACTGGGCTTACGAAGCATTACGCAACTTAGTAGAGCGTTATGGTTGTATTGCTGGTTATCCTGATCGTACCTTCCGTGGTAATCGTGCTTTAAGCCGTTATGAATTTGCTGCTGGTTTAAACGCTTGTATGCAACAAATTGAGCGCTTAGTTTCTACCCCCGGCGGTGGTGGTGTTAACCAAGGTGATTTGGCTTCCTTACAACGCTTAGTGAGAGAATTTGAAACCGAATTAACTACTCTGGGCGCGCGGGTGGACAACTTAGAAGGCAAAGTTGCTTTCTTAGAAGATCACCAATTTTCTACTACCACTAAATTAAGCGGTGAAGTAATCGTCGCTCTAGCCGCACAAAATGACACCGCAGGTGGACAGGTTACTTTAAGTGACCGTGTTCGTTTAACTTTAGATAGTAGCTTCACTGGTAAAGACAGATTGAGACTTCGTTTAGCTGCTGGTAATGTTCCTAGTTTAGGTGGTGTCGTTGGTAACAACGGTATTTCTACCAATATGAACCGCTTGAACTTTGAACAAAATACTGGTAATAATAATGTAATTATTGACAGAGCCTACTATCGCACTCCTTTGTTTAAAAACGGTACTTTGTATGTTGGTACAGGAATGCCTGCTGAGGACATTTTCAGTACCTATAACCCCTACATGGAGAGTAGTGGTGGCGGTGCATTGAGTCGTTTTAATCGTTTTAACCCTTTAATTTATCGTCAACCCGGTACTACTGGTATTGGTTACATTCAAAAGTTCGGTAAGCGCCTTGACTTTACTGCCTCCTACCTTGCTGGAAATGCCGCTGATCCTACTGATGGTGCTGGTTTGTTTGATGGAACTTATAGTGCCGTTGCTCAAATCGGTTTTAACCCTACCGATAACTGGAAAATGGGCTTTGCTTATGCTCGTAGTTACTTTGGACCCGGTGATGTAAATATCAATGGCTCTACTGGTAGTAGCATTGGTTCTCGTCCTTTCACTAATGATGTTGCTACCACTTCTGATAATTTTGGCTATCAAACAACCTTCCGCTTAAACAAACGTATTAACTTAGCAGGTTGGGTTGGTTTTGGTAACGCGGATGCGGAAGATGGTACCGGTAGAAATGTTGACCTATTTACTTGGAATGCTAACGTATCCTTTATTGATGCTTTCAAAGAAGGTGCTGTATTAACCATTGCGGGTGGTCAACCTCCAAAAGTTACTGGTGGCTCTCTCGGCTCCGAACCTGAGACTTCATTCATTTTTGAAGGACAATACAAATATCCCATCAGTAAAAATGTTTCTATTACTCCGGGTGTTTTCTTCATCACTAATCCTAATAATACCAATTCTGACACTGATGTTATTGGTGTTCTTCGTACCAGATTTACATTCTAGGTTTTGTGGTTAGTTAGTTAATATAAAGCCCCTCTCTCTGCGGAGAGAGGGTTTTTTTGTATTTTGTGCTTTTTTTGTAGCATTGCTATAGTTGGGGATTTCATTATCAATGTAGGGAAGTCTTTTATTTTTACCTCAACAATAAGACTGGTCCTCTGGTAATAAAAATTTATTATTCTGAGGTAAAACTAAGAATCTCAAAACCTTTGATTCTTGGTTAAATTATATAACTCAGTTAGAAAAATATGAGCAAACCTTGACAAAGTGCAAAAGAAGTGGTTAAAAATTAATTAATAAGTGCTACGATGTGATGCAGAATACAACCAATTGAGTTGTAAACATTTTAAACAATGTGTGAGGAAAACAATCGTGAATAAAACTTTATGGCAGTCATTAAAAATGACACCTGCTTTCTTAGTAGCAGGATTAGTAGTCAACGCTCAAGTACAAGCAAACGAAGCTGTAACCGTTGATACTAACAGCGCAAACATCATCAATCAATTAGATCAATACAGTGCAGAAGGAGTAACCAACACTCAAGGACAAGTTACCTCTGTATCTCAGTTAAGCGATGTATCCCCTACTGATTGGGCTTACGAAGCATTACGCAACTTAGTAGAACGTTACGGCTGTATCGCTGGTTATCCTGATCGTACCTTCCGTGGCAACCGCGCTTTAAGTCGTTATGAATTTGCTGCTGGTTTAAATGCTTGTATGCAACAAATCGAGCGTTTAGTTTCAACCCCCGGCGGTGGTGGTGTTGGCGAAGGCGACTTAGCTACCCTCAAAAGATTATTAGGTGAATTTGAAACCGAACTCGCAACCTTAGGCGCGCGCGTGGACACTTTAGAAGGTAAAGTGGCATTCTTAGAAGATCACCAATTTTCTACCACCACTAAATTAACTGGACAAGTAATTGTTGGTATCACTGGTACTGAAGATAACCAAATTATCATGGGTAATCGCGCCCGTTTACAATTAAACACCAGCTTCACTGGTAAAGATACTTTAATCACTCGTCTTGGTGCTTATAACTTCGGTGCTTTTGATCAAGGTAATACTGTTGGTTTAGTTCCTGGCACAAGCGGTACTACCACTCAAACTTTTAGCTATGGTGGTCTTGGTAATAACGTAGGTATTGACTGGTTAGCATACTATACACCTATTACTCTTGGACAAAGAGAAATTAACACCTACATCGCTGGTTACTTCGGTATTCACAGTGACTACGCCCCTACCAATAATCCCTTCTTTGAAGACTACGATGGCGGTAATGGCGCCCTTTCTACTTTCGCATCTTCTAACCCCATTTTCCGTATCGGTGGTGGTACTGGTATTGGTGTTACAACTCCTTTCTTTGGTAACAGTAGCTTGAGTTTAGGCTATCTTGCTTCTAATGCATCTAACCCCACCGATGGTAATGGTTTATTCGATGGTGCTTATGCTGCTTTGGCACAGCTTGACTTTGGCTTTGGTGAGAATTTCGATTTAGGTGTCACCTATGTTCGTGGTTATAACACTGCTGGTCTTCCCTTGTTTGGCTACGGTGGTGGTGATCGTTTAGTTGGTACGGATAATGCTAACTTCCCTGTTGGTGATAGTGTTGCTTATGAAACTAACTCTCTTGGTACTCAGGCTTCATTACGTCTTAACAAACGTATCAGTCTGAGCGGTTTTTTCAGCTACACCGATGCTAGTGGCGGTGGCAAAAGCGCTAATGTTTACAGCTATGGTGGTGGAGTTGCTTTCCCTGACTTCGGTAAAGAAGGTAGTGTTTTAGGTATTTTTGCGGGGGTTCAACCTTACAAAGAGCAAGGAGGAGAAACTAAGCCTTTCCATCTTGAGGGTTTCTACAAGTATCCTATCAACGAAAACATTACGATCACTCCAGGTGTAATCTATGTTGACTCTAGTGCTGACTTAGGCGAAAGCCGTTTCATCGGTACTTTGAGAACTACCTTTAGTTTCTAAGCTGATTTGATTTAGTTTTCAATACAGTCCCTCTCTAACCTCTCCTCGTCTCTCCTTCGTAAGGGGAAGAAGGGGAGGTTTTTTTTTGGCAATTTTTATTCTGTGAAAAGAGAAAAGGAAAGAAAGTATTTTCGGGTGATATGTTTTTGATCTACACTAAAATTAGCATACATTGTCTCTGTACAGATTATTTGAAATGTTTTCTATTCAAACTACTTACACTCAAGCAAGAAAAAATTTAGCTCATTTATTAAATGAAATTGAAAATGATAAAAGTATTGCTATTATTAAGCGTCGTGGACATCAAGATATTGCTTTAATTAGTGCAGACGAATTATCTAGCCTTTTAGAGACTTTATATTTATTGCGCTCACCCGTTAATGGGCAACGTCTTTTGGAAGCCTTAGCAGATTCGCAGCAATGGGATCAAGAAAAAGCCCCTTCACCTTATACGGTTGATGATTTGTGTGAGGAGTTGAATATTGAAAGATAAAAGGAAAAAATCGACTCAACCATTGGCAAAATCAAGTAAAAATGAGGTTGTTTCTTTATATCCAGTATTTCATCCTCGTTTTCGAGAAGATTTAGCTTGGTGGTATCGTCAAGATAAAGCAAAAGCTAACAAAATTTTAGACTTAGTCACTGAGATAATCAAATCACCTTTTCAAGGCATCGGAAAACCAGAGCCTTTGAAATTTTTAGATTCTGATACATGGTCTCGTAGAATTGATTTAGAACATCGATTGATTTATCGTGTGAAAAAAGAGCGTATTGATTTTTTACAGGCGCGCTATCACTACGAGAAATAACTCCAGCGCCCTTCACGGTTATTATTTAATTGATAAATAGTTAATTTTTTGAACCATGCCAACATACTTTTATTGGGGAGATGATGATTTTGCCATGAATCAAGAAATTACCCAGTTAAAATCAGAGAAAATTGATCAGAATTGGCTACAGTTTAATTTTGAACAACTAGCTGGAGATAAAGAAGACAATATCAGAGAGGGGTTAATGTTAGCCATGACGCCTCCTTTTGGGGCTGGAGAGCGCTTGGTATGGTTAAATGAAACTAATCTCGCGCATAGTTGTAGTGACGATTTACTAGATTTATTACAAAAAACTTTACCTCAATTACCTGATAGTAGTCATTTACTATTAACCAGCGCCCGTAAACCTGATTCGCGCCTCAAAAGTACCAAGTTAATCAATAAATATGCCCAAGTCAAAGAATTTTCTCTAATTGCGGTGTGGCAAACGGAAATATTACAAAAAAAAGTAGCGGAAGTTGCTGAAAATAAAGGCATAAAACTTAGTCGAGGGGCGCTGGAAATTTTAGCTAATTGTGTGGGTAATGATACCCGTTTATTGTGGCAAGAATTGGATAAATTAGCAATTTTTCAGGGAGAAAATTCTCAGCCTATTAGTGCCGAAACAGTCAGCAGTCTGGTTAATGTAAGTAATCAAAATAGTTTACAGTTAGCCCAAGCTATTTTAAAAGGTGATACTAATTATGCTCTTAATTTAGTTACTAATTTAGTGCAAACTAATGAACCAGCTTTGAGAATTGTCGCCACTTTAGTGGGTCAATTTCGCACTTGGACTATTATAAAAACATTAATGGAAGCAGGAGAAAAAGATGAGAAAAAAATCGCTAAAATCGCTGACATAAGTAACCCTAAACGAATTTATTTTTTACGTCAAGAAGTCCAGAATATTTCTGCTCAAAAGTTACAAAAAACCTTGCCTATTTTATTAGAATTAGACTTACAATTAAAGACGGGGGGAGGGGCGCTGGATTCTTTACAAACTGCTATCATACAATTAACGAATCTTAGTTAATTTTATTTTAATATGAATAAAAAATATTGGCATTTATCCCAAAGTCATCTTAATAACTTAGAAAAATGTCCCCGTCAATTTATTGATGCTTATTTTAAACAACTGACAAATTTTCATAAATTTGATGAAAATAACAGCACGGAATGGGGGAGTTTATTTCATCGATTAATGCAACAAAAAAAACTAAATTTACCATTAACAAATATTCTTAATCAAAAACAAGATTTACAAGAGTCTCTCAGCGCCCTCCACACTGCGATTAATGATTTATGTGAAGATCAAGATATAATTAGTAGTGAAGCAGAAGTTAAATTACAACTAAAATGGTTAGATAAATATATTTTTACTGTGGTGTATGATCAATTAATTTTAAAACCCAATCAGGCTATTATTTTCGATTGGAAAACATATTTAAAACCAACTAAAATTGACTATTTAGTGAATAATTGGCAAACAAAATTATATTTATTTGTCCTTACAGAAATTATGGACTATGCCCCTGAAAATATCAGCTTTATTTATTGGTTTGTTAAATTACCAAATAATCCTGAAAGTTATCAGATTAATTATGATCAAAAAAGCCATGATAAAAATAAATTAGAGTTAGAAACTTTATTATCAAAATTAACTACATTGAATGATGAAAGTTATGATTATGATAAGTGCTTAAATTATCGTCAATGTCATAATCAATGTCGTTATTATAGCTCGTCATATTCCCATGAAAATGATGATGATTTACAATTATTACCCCAAACTTTAAATGAAGTAGCAGAGGTGGAATTATGAATTATGAATTATGAGTTATAAATTAATAAGTAGAGGAAGAATTAATTATCCATTGTCAATTGTCAATTATCCATCCTTTGCCATGTGAGTTGATTATTTTTGACACTCCAGCGCACGAAAC includes:
- a CDS encoding DUF1669 domain-containing protein; this encodes MTLLPVKFSSFVTSFLTVVLLLGGCQGKSSTSKIPPLPQDDLIQVYFNYNSAKGAEYTEPYRAITRQGDNLEAVIIEGINSAQNTIDIAVQEINLPEVGRALVQQHQAGKKVRVIMENSYNLPLSKLNNDHALAIIKQAKIPLIDDTEDGSKGSGLMHHKFMVIDNQKVITGSANFTHSGIHGDLDNLDTRGNTNHLLVINDAKLAQLFTEEFNYMWGDGVGKQKNSLFGLKKPFRSARRLNIGNSQVTVKFSPTSRQQPWQQSTNGLIVDTLNQATESVNLALFVFSKQPISNTLQKRYQQGVQIKALIDPNFAYQYYSEGLDLLGVELSRNCQYAPNNNPWQPPIETVGIPNLPEGDKLHHKFAVIDQKTVITGSHNWSFSANYTNDETLLVIDNPMIAQHFEREFERLYQDAILGIPDWLDRRIAQDQAQCRQ
- a CDS encoding XisI protein — translated: MEKLTHYQNIVKNILTEYERISAQVSDPDIDEVLMFDERRSQYLWFNIGWKNERRVKEISVYIPIKNEKIYIEEDWTEDGIANDLLTDVTQK
- a CDS encoding phenylalanine--tRNA ligase subunit beta, with amino-acid sequence MRISFQWLQELVEIKISPEELAQTLTLAGFEVEDMEDRRPWADGVVIGRVLKCERHPNADKLSLCQVDIGEVAPSTIVCGAPNVRQDIFVPVATLGTYLPQVDIKIKPAKLRGVESKGMICSLAELGLAKESEGIKIFEGDLQVGQDVRPLLGLDDVILDVTATANRADALSMVGIAREISALLGGNLTLPTVNNLTIASDNHKVGVEVTAEGACSAYIATVLENVTIKPSPDWLKSRLEASGVRAINNIVDITNYILLEWGQPLHAFDGDKLKRITSSDMVTMGVRLSDNQETLTTLDGQKRTLTEQNLIITANNHPVALAGIMGGEDSEVDDNTTNIILEGALFEPVPIRRSARRQSLRTEASTRYERGVNQVELEKAVTRALNLMVELTGAEITAQVTSDNRQSHYGNTIVLRLDYVNQVLGKVKEGDGLRDVNREEVEKILTDLNCELTLTSENPVVWQVVTPPYRYRDLEREIDLIEEVARLYGYDRFTDTLPPQSGVGYLPPEVTILRKIRSSLQGLGLTELMQYSLVSPQLGEIKIANPLFSEYSALRRNLIDGLINTFEYNQAQGNGSLKAFEIGQVFWLEDGVMREGRALGGILGGNLHPDGIWVNSGKPQPMTWYEAKGILESLFNYISAPLRYEAESGDERLHPGRTASLWLHKTKIGIFGQLHPQLCQARDLANEVYVFELNLEPLLKHLSQKYLQIPTFKAYSPYPSVARDLAFFAPVEVTVGALEGAMRKAGGKTLVDVKLFDEYKGEKVEAGKRSLAFSLAYNSPDGTLTDQEVDPIHNKVREKLVKEFAVTLRS
- a CDS encoding GDP-mannose 4,6-dehydratase; its protein translation is MTRRALICGVSGQDGAYLAKFLLKKGYQVFGTSRDAQGSSFRSLKHLGIQEKVQVESMALNDFRSVLQVLMKTEPDEIYNLAGQSSVGLSFDLPVETLESIATGTLNLLEAIRFTQRPIRFYSAGSSECFGDIGTECATETTPFRPRSPYAVAKATAFWEVANYREAYNLYACSGILFNHESPLRPKRFVTQKIIQTVKDIAEGKADKLYLGNTQISRDWGWAPEYIEAMYLMLQQPNPEDFVIATGASYHLEEFVACAFAEVGLNWQDYLISDPTLFRPTDLTFSRANPQKAREKLGWKAKYKMPDVVKMMISN
- a CDS encoding prepilin peptidase, which gives rise to MTIALFLIYLIVFIFGASIGSFLNVVIYRLPAHVSLLHPPSRCPKCGHSLGKTENVPVLGWLWLKGKCRWCQTAISPRYPLVEALTGLIFVAIVAQFGVSLLSVGYFIFVSWLIALAWIDFDTLTLPNVLTQSGLILGLVTQFILGFFVAGVEGAVSFLFMAILSAVFGLWLFDAILIIGSLAFGKPAMGGGDPKLVAMIGAWLGWQNVLITGFIACLIGTLVGVGAISLKVLKRGQAIPFGPFLVLGSLVSLFYGEQLLSAYIEYLL